In the Kribbella sp. NBC_00482 genome, one interval contains:
- the manD gene encoding D-mannonate dehydratase ManD, with amino-acid sequence MTDRIIAAEVILTSPGRNYVTLKLQTADGLVGYGDATVNGRELAVASYLRDHVVPLLTGIDPARIEDTWQYLYRGAYWRRGPITMAAISAVDLALWDIKGKAAGMPVYQLLGGAVRDRVLAYTHASAWELPALLDEVDARREDGFRAVRAQSGVPGLETVYGVHREAAGYEPAKRGAAPVVESWDTDAYLRHVPTVLTKVREHVGPELALLHDAHHRLTPQQAARLGKALEPADLFWLEDVTPAENQDALRLVRQHTTTPLAIGEVFNSIYDCKDLITGQLIDYIRVAVAHAGGISHLRSIFALAAVYQVKAAPHGPSDVSPVSFGASVHLGLSTHNFGIQEYMGYDALAHEVFPHSWSFSDGYLHPGEAPGLGVEVDETLAAKFPYEPAYLPVARRLDGSVTDW; translated from the coding sequence ATGACCGATCGCATCATCGCCGCCGAGGTCATCCTCACCAGCCCCGGCCGCAACTACGTCACCCTCAAACTGCAGACCGCCGACGGCCTCGTCGGGTACGGCGACGCCACCGTCAACGGCCGTGAGCTCGCCGTCGCGAGCTACCTGCGCGACCACGTCGTACCGTTGCTCACCGGAATCGACCCGGCGCGGATCGAGGACACCTGGCAGTACCTCTACCGCGGCGCGTACTGGCGCCGCGGGCCGATCACGATGGCCGCGATCAGCGCGGTCGACCTCGCCCTCTGGGACATCAAGGGCAAGGCCGCCGGGATGCCGGTCTACCAACTGCTCGGCGGTGCGGTCCGCGACCGCGTCCTCGCCTACACGCACGCCTCGGCCTGGGAGCTTCCCGCACTGCTCGACGAGGTCGACGCGCGCCGTGAGGACGGATTCCGGGCGGTCCGCGCGCAATCCGGCGTACCAGGTCTGGAGACTGTGTACGGCGTTCATCGCGAAGCCGCTGGCTACGAGCCGGCGAAGCGTGGTGCCGCTCCGGTGGTCGAGTCGTGGGACACAGATGCCTATCTGCGCCACGTTCCCACCGTTCTGACAAAGGTGAGGGAGCACGTCGGCCCTGAGCTCGCTTTGCTGCACGACGCGCATCACCGGCTCACGCCGCAGCAGGCCGCTCGGCTCGGCAAGGCACTCGAACCCGCGGACCTGTTCTGGCTCGAGGACGTCACCCCGGCGGAGAACCAGGACGCCCTGCGTCTGGTTCGGCAGCACACGACCACGCCGCTCGCGATCGGCGAGGTCTTCAACTCGATCTACGACTGCAAGGACCTGATCACCGGGCAGCTGATCGACTACATCCGGGTCGCGGTCGCGCATGCCGGCGGGATCAGCCATCTGCGCTCGATCTTCGCGCTCGCCGCCGTGTACCAGGTGAAGGCGGCGCCGCACGGGCCGTCCGACGTCTCGCCGGTGTCGTTCGGCGCGAGCGTCCACCTCGGGTTGTCGACGCACAACTTCGGCATCCAGGAGTACATGGGGTACGACGCCCTTGCGCACGAGGTGTTCCCGCACTCCTGGTCGTTCAGCGACGGCTACCTGCACCCGGGTGAGGCACCCGGCCTCGGTGTCGAGGTCGACGAGACGCTGGCCGCGAAGTTCCCGTACGAACCCGCCTACCTGCCCGTCGCGCGCCGCCTCGACGGCTCAGTGACCGACTGGTGA
- a CDS encoding L-idonate 5-dehydrogenase encodes MKAIVIRSKLDLVETELPTPEPQAGQVRLRMAYGGICGSDLHYYHEGANGSYVVREPLVPGHELSGTVDLDPSGDLAPGTPVTIHPATFGTPEPGIEDRPHLWPNGAYLGSASTWPHTQGGMSEFVVVGKHMVRTLPAALPLRRAALAEPLAVALHAIAIADGVKDKRVLVSGSGAIGLLTASAALSAGAAEVVTTDVLPGPLQRARDLGVHGALQVGTDEIPAGYFDVVLECTAVPAAISAALTATRRAGTVVLVGIPADEPRGVNLAPLVSRELQLRGTLRFSNEIDEAIELLTTNPTFDQVITHEYPADQAVEAFATAASSDLSGKVLLTLWP; translated from the coding sequence ATGAAGGCGATCGTCATCCGGAGCAAGCTCGACCTCGTCGAGACCGAGCTGCCGACCCCGGAGCCGCAGGCCGGCCAGGTTCGCCTCCGGATGGCGTACGGCGGGATCTGCGGATCCGACCTGCACTACTACCACGAGGGCGCGAACGGCTCGTACGTCGTCCGCGAGCCGCTCGTGCCCGGTCACGAACTGTCGGGCACCGTCGACCTCGATCCTTCCGGAGACCTGGCCCCCGGAACGCCGGTCACCATCCACCCGGCCACCTTCGGAACGCCGGAGCCGGGGATCGAGGACCGCCCGCACCTGTGGCCGAACGGCGCTTATCTCGGCAGCGCCTCCACCTGGCCGCACACCCAGGGCGGCATGAGCGAATTCGTTGTCGTCGGCAAACACATGGTCCGGACCCTGCCGGCGGCACTGCCCCTTCGCCGTGCCGCTCTGGCCGAGCCGCTGGCCGTCGCTCTGCATGCCATCGCCATCGCCGACGGCGTCAAGGACAAGCGGGTGCTCGTCTCCGGCTCAGGCGCGATCGGCCTGCTCACGGCGTCGGCCGCGCTGTCCGCAGGCGCGGCCGAAGTGGTGACGACCGACGTGCTCCCGGGCCCGCTGCAACGGGCCCGGGACCTCGGAGTACACGGCGCCCTCCAGGTCGGTACGGATGAGATCCCGGCGGGGTACTTCGACGTGGTCCTCGAGTGCACCGCCGTACCGGCCGCGATCAGCGCCGCGCTCACCGCGACCCGCCGCGCGGGCACCGTTGTACTCGTCGGAATCCCCGCCGACGAACCGCGCGGCGTGAACCTCGCTCCCCTCGTCTCCCGCGAACTCCAACTCCGCGGCACGCTGCGCTTCAGCAACGAGATCGACGAGGCGATCGAACTCCTCACCACAAACCCGACCTTCGACCAGGTAATCACCCACGAATACCCGGCAGACCAGGCAGTAGAAGCCTTCGCCACGGCCGCCAGCTCCGACCTCTCAGGCAAGGTCCTCCTGACCCTCTGGCCCTGA
- a CDS encoding substrate-binding domain-containing protein has protein sequence MHLSTRTARLGVAAAALTGLLALAACGGSDNGGAASSTDKIGVSLITKDSSNPFFVAMQKGAKEEATKNNVDLTVASGKADGDEQGQVQAIENAIAQGQKGILITPNGPGVNSAIKKARDAGLYVIALDTPPDPADTVDITFATDNFEAGKLIGQWTGKQLAGKPATIALLDLFNDKVVSVDYNRDQGFLTGLGIDTKDAKKNGDEAKTGTYGGGNYTIVCNEPTQGAEDGGRSAMENCLTKNSNINVVYTINEPAAVGAYNALKAAGKTSGVLVVSVDGGCAGVKSVKDGVIGATSQQYPLKMAALGVESIAKIARGGEKPKTTDGLDFFDTGVALVTDKTIAGVTSIDTAKGGTLCWG, from the coding sequence ATGCACCTCAGCACCCGAACCGCACGCCTCGGCGTCGCCGCGGCCGCACTCACAGGGCTACTGGCGCTGGCGGCCTGCGGCGGATCCGACAACGGCGGCGCCGCCTCGTCGACCGACAAGATCGGTGTCTCGCTGATCACCAAGGACTCCAGCAACCCCTTCTTCGTCGCCATGCAGAAGGGCGCCAAGGAGGAAGCCACGAAGAACAACGTCGACCTGACCGTCGCCTCCGGGAAGGCCGACGGTGACGAGCAGGGCCAGGTCCAGGCGATCGAGAACGCAATCGCCCAAGGCCAGAAAGGCATCCTGATCACGCCCAACGGTCCGGGCGTCAACAGCGCGATCAAGAAGGCCCGCGACGCCGGCCTGTACGTGATCGCGCTGGACACCCCGCCGGATCCGGCGGACACCGTCGACATCACCTTCGCCACCGACAACTTCGAGGCCGGCAAGCTCATCGGCCAGTGGACCGGCAAGCAACTCGCCGGCAAACCGGCGACCATCGCCCTGCTCGACCTGTTCAACGACAAGGTCGTCTCCGTCGACTACAACCGCGACCAGGGCTTCCTCACCGGCCTCGGCATCGACACCAAGGACGCCAAGAAGAACGGCGACGAGGCGAAGACGGGAACCTACGGCGGCGGCAACTACACGATCGTCTGCAACGAACCCACTCAGGGCGCCGAGGACGGCGGGCGGTCCGCGATGGAGAACTGCCTGACCAAGAACTCGAACATCAACGTCGTCTACACCATCAACGAGCCGGCCGCGGTCGGCGCGTACAACGCGCTCAAGGCCGCCGGGAAGACCTCCGGCGTACTCGTGGTCTCGGTCGACGGCGGCTGTGCCGGCGTGAAGTCCGTGAAGGACGGCGTCATCGGCGCGACCTCGCAGCAGTACCCCTTGAAGATGGCCGCACTCGGCGTCGAGTCGATCGCCAAGATCGCCCGCGGCGGCGAGAAGCCGAAGACCACCGACGGCCTCGACTTCTTCGACACCGGCGTCGCCCTCGTCACCGACAAGACCATCGCCGGCGTGACCAGCATCGACACCGCCAAGGGCGGAACGTTGTGCTGGGGATGA
- a CDS encoding mannitol dehydrogenase family protein has product MSALNRASVSRHLLTARPTGTGIVHLGLGNFHRAHQAVYTAQAGDGWGILGVASRSATVADAMNSQDGLYSVLELSPGGSSISVPGVHTGAIVAADNPAAVVDAIAAEDTRIVSMTVTEHGYCMDPSTHRLALEHPGIVADLSGTTPRTVIGQIARALERRAETHGAPITVLNCDNMQSNGTQTRSLVLEFLQGSKAEDWVAENVAFPNSMVDRIVPATTDAYRAAAYELLGVHDLSPVPAEPFTMWVMEDRFAAGRPAWERGGAVFSDEVEAYELLKLRLLNGTHSLIAYLGALDGHATIPEARATGFIESAARAVLEDEYLPTVALPRDFDIDAYIASLFERWSNDALGHRTQQVGSDGSVKLPQRIPAPAIQLLREGVVPEHLALTCAAWLCCVVPLSGFDPGPHARAMVDPARERLGALAAHSRSTEDLVRSAIGQVFATELAESNDFARRVSDYVAVITRDGVRAAAREAARSRSSRPHASPAA; this is encoded by the coding sequence GTGAGCGCCTTGAACCGCGCCTCGGTTTCCAGGCACCTACTGACCGCCCGGCCGACCGGCACGGGCATCGTGCATCTCGGACTCGGGAACTTCCATCGGGCCCACCAAGCCGTCTACACCGCACAGGCCGGCGACGGGTGGGGCATCCTCGGCGTCGCGAGCCGCTCGGCGACTGTCGCGGACGCGATGAACAGCCAGGACGGTCTCTACTCGGTGCTCGAGCTGTCGCCCGGTGGTTCGTCGATCAGCGTGCCGGGTGTCCACACCGGCGCGATCGTTGCCGCTGACAACCCCGCGGCGGTCGTCGACGCCATCGCGGCCGAGGACACCCGCATCGTCTCGATGACAGTGACCGAACACGGTTACTGCATGGACCCGAGCACGCACCGGCTCGCACTGGAGCATCCCGGCATCGTGGCGGACCTTTCCGGCACGACCCCACGCACTGTCATCGGGCAGATCGCGCGGGCGCTCGAACGCCGGGCCGAGACGCACGGTGCTCCGATCACCGTCCTGAACTGCGACAACATGCAGTCGAACGGGACGCAGACCCGCAGCCTCGTCCTCGAATTCCTCCAAGGCAGCAAGGCCGAGGACTGGGTCGCCGAGAACGTCGCCTTCCCGAACTCGATGGTCGACCGCATCGTCCCCGCGACAACGGATGCCTACCGTGCGGCGGCGTACGAACTGCTGGGTGTGCACGACCTCAGCCCTGTGCCGGCCGAGCCGTTCACGATGTGGGTGATGGAGGACCGCTTCGCCGCCGGGCGACCGGCGTGGGAACGCGGCGGCGCGGTGTTCTCCGACGAGGTCGAGGCCTACGAGCTCCTGAAGCTCCGGCTGCTCAACGGCACACACTCGCTGATCGCGTACCTCGGTGCGCTCGACGGGCACGCGACCATCCCCGAGGCGCGCGCCACCGGCTTCATCGAGTCCGCGGCACGTGCCGTCCTCGAGGACGAGTATCTGCCGACGGTCGCGCTGCCGCGTGACTTCGACATCGACGCGTACATCGCCTCACTGTTCGAGCGGTGGTCCAACGACGCGCTCGGTCACCGGACCCAGCAGGTCGGCAGCGACGGATCCGTCAAGCTGCCGCAGCGCATCCCCGCGCCGGCCATCCAGCTCCTCCGTGAGGGCGTCGTGCCGGAGCACCTCGCGCTGACGTGCGCCGCGTGGCTGTGTTGCGTCGTACCCCTGTCCGGGTTCGATCCCGGTCCGCATGCGCGGGCCATGGTCGACCCGGCCCGCGAGCGGCTCGGGGCGCTCGCGGCGCACTCCCGCAGTACCGAGGACCTGGTCCGGTCGGCGATCGGCCAGGTGTTCGCCACAGAACTTGCCGAGAGCAATGACTTTGCCCGGCGCGTCAGCGACTACGTCGCCGTCATCACCCGTGACGGCGTCCGCGCCGCGGCCCGTGAGGCCGCACGCTCCCGATCGTCCCGGCCGCACGCCTCCCCCGCGGCCTGA
- a CDS encoding twin-arginine translocation signal domain-containing protein, with protein sequence MEHATRRGFLVVAGAGTAAAVGAVAVPKVFGDRSTEAANAPLTAADLGDAESFVVHVKDVRAGRMAILVGDREVLVTDRELAARIAGVTTG encoded by the coding sequence ATGGAACACGCAACACGCCGGGGTTTCCTGGTGGTGGCGGGTGCGGGTACGGCGGCCGCGGTCGGGGCGGTCGCGGTGCCGAAGGTCTTCGGTGACCGGTCGACGGAGGCCGCGAACGCGCCGTTGACGGCGGCGGACCTGGGGGATGCGGAGTCGTTCGTCGTCCACGTGAAGGACGTACGTGCGGGCCGGATGGCGATTCTGGTCGGTGATCGCGAGGTGCTGGTGACGGACCGCGAGCTCGCCGCGCGGATCGCCGGTGTGACGACCGGCTGA
- a CDS encoding DUF4331 domain-containing protein, which yields MSSHREAPEISKDPVADNTDVYAFVSPDKPDTVTLIANFIPFQNPFGGPNFYEFGDDVLYQIHISNTGTGKADISYQFRFRAEIRNKKTFLYNTGPITSIKDPAWNRPQYYSVTRVDHGRSRVLARNLAAPPVNVGIRSTPNYAKLARQAIHTIGTNRKVFAGQRADGFFADLGSIFDLGTLRPFQMAHLIPSAAAMGVNGLQGSNVHTIALQVPIRDLTRDGRRPTDVMDPKSVIGVYASASRQSSKILDDVRGIPVWHGPHKQVSRLGNPLFNEVIVPMADKDRWNVLPPHGDKRFAGYVTKPELAGLLPVLYPGVFPNLAAYKKPRADLAAILLTGIPKGVVPGFQNYTGPVQADLLRLNVAVPPSKSPDPLGLVAGDAAGFPNGRRVFDDVVTVELRAVAGLTIPLVDLSFKPDAATGAIKDGTSNTNADYLTWFPYLGTPAGGSQSKPGRPAA from the coding sequence ATGTCTTCGCACCGTGAGGCGCCCGAGATCTCGAAGGACCCGGTCGCCGACAACACCGACGTCTACGCTTTCGTCAGTCCTGACAAGCCGGACACCGTCACCTTGATCGCCAATTTCATCCCGTTCCAGAACCCGTTCGGCGGCCCGAACTTCTACGAGTTCGGCGACGACGTGCTCTACCAGATCCACATCTCGAACACCGGGACGGGCAAGGCGGACATCTCGTACCAGTTCCGGTTCCGGGCCGAGATCCGTAACAAGAAGACCTTCCTGTACAACACCGGGCCGATCACCTCGATCAAGGACCCGGCGTGGAACCGGCCGCAGTACTACTCGGTCACCCGGGTGGATCACGGCCGGTCCCGGGTGCTGGCCCGCAACCTGGCCGCGCCGCCGGTCAACGTCGGGATCCGCAGTACGCCGAACTACGCCAAGCTCGCCCGCCAGGCGATCCACACCATCGGCACGAACCGCAAGGTGTTCGCGGGCCAGCGCGCGGACGGGTTCTTCGCCGACCTCGGCAGCATCTTCGACCTCGGCACGCTGCGCCCGTTCCAGATGGCGCACCTGATCCCGTCCGCCGCGGCGATGGGCGTCAACGGGCTGCAGGGCTCCAACGTGCACACGATCGCGCTGCAGGTGCCGATCAGGGACCTCACCCGCGACGGCAGGAGGCCGACCGACGTGATGGACCCGAAGTCGGTCATCGGCGTCTACGCTTCGGCGAGCCGCCAGTCGTCCAAGATTCTCGACGACGTGCGCGGGATCCCGGTCTGGCACGGCCCGCACAAGCAGGTGTCGCGGCTGGGCAACCCGTTGTTCAACGAGGTCATCGTGCCGATGGCCGACAAGGACAGGTGGAACGTGCTGCCTCCGCACGGGGACAAGCGGTTCGCCGGGTACGTGACGAAGCCCGAGCTGGCCGGGTTGCTGCCGGTCCTGTACCCGGGCGTGTTCCCCAACCTCGCGGCGTACAAGAAGCCCCGGGCCGACCTGGCGGCGATCCTGCTGACCGGGATCCCGAAGGGCGTCGTACCCGGGTTCCAGAACTACACCGGCCCGGTCCAGGCGGACCTGTTGCGACTCAACGTCGCCGTACCGCCGTCGAAGTCGCCGGACCCGCTCGGCCTGGTGGCCGGCGATGCGGCCGGGTTCCCGAACGGGCGCCGGGTGTTCGACGACGTGGTCACTGTCGAGCTGCGGGCGGTCGCCGGGCTCACGATTCCGCTGGTGGATCTGTCGTTCAAGCCGGACGCCGCGACGGGCGCGATCAAGGACGGTACGTCGAACACGAACGCCGACTATCTGACCTGGTTCCCGTATCTGGGCACGCCGGCAGGCGGGTCGCAGTCCAAGCCCGGAAGGCCGGCCGCATGA
- a CDS encoding ABC transporter permease produces MTVQSTTPGAAAKELARREHTTSQRIQHILHQHPALSPAIILLLTVVCFTLVNSRFSNPAALSLLVQQTAVIAALAVGQTLIILTAGIDLSVGAITILSTMVMATLAAENGWPAGLALAAGVVLGLVAGVLNGLLVTRVGLPPFIVTLGTLSIFTAVALLYSGGQSIQNNRLPDLLNWTGEGFSIGRFRITTGVLIVIALYLAVGFALSQTAWGRHVYAVGDDPEAARLSGVRSRRVLFSVYAVAGLIYGIAGWALIGRAGAASPNAIVDANLDSITAVVIGGTSLFGGRGGLLGTLLGALIVQAFTVGLSLAGVDAQYRLLAVGLLVIVAVSVDQWIRKVRS; encoded by the coding sequence ATGACAGTGCAAAGCACCACGCCCGGCGCGGCAGCCAAAGAGCTGGCCCGGCGCGAACACACGACGAGCCAGCGGATCCAGCACATTCTCCACCAGCATCCCGCGCTCAGTCCCGCGATCATCCTGCTGCTCACGGTGGTCTGCTTCACCCTGGTGAACAGCCGGTTCTCCAACCCTGCCGCGCTGTCGCTGCTGGTGCAGCAGACGGCTGTCATCGCAGCACTCGCAGTCGGCCAGACGCTGATCATCCTGACCGCCGGAATCGATCTTTCCGTCGGCGCGATCACGATCCTGTCCACCATGGTGATGGCGACCCTCGCAGCCGAGAACGGATGGCCCGCCGGACTCGCGCTGGCCGCGGGCGTCGTCCTCGGGCTGGTGGCCGGCGTACTGAACGGGCTCCTGGTGACCCGCGTCGGTTTGCCACCGTTCATCGTCACGCTCGGCACGTTGAGCATCTTCACCGCCGTCGCGCTGCTCTACTCAGGTGGGCAGAGCATCCAGAACAACCGGCTTCCCGACCTGCTCAACTGGACCGGCGAAGGGTTCTCGATCGGCCGGTTCCGCATCACCACCGGCGTACTGATCGTCATCGCGCTGTACCTCGCCGTCGGGTTCGCACTCAGCCAGACCGCCTGGGGCAGACATGTGTACGCCGTCGGCGACGACCCGGAGGCCGCGCGACTCAGCGGTGTCCGCTCGCGCCGGGTGCTGTTCAGTGTGTACGCCGTGGCCGGGCTGATCTACGGCATCGCCGGCTGGGCCCTGATCGGGCGGGCCGGAGCGGCCAGCCCGAACGCGATCGTCGACGCCAACCTGGACAGCATCACCGCAGTCGTCATCGGCGGCACCAGCCTGTTCGGCGGCCGCGGCGGTCTCCTGGGAACGCTGCTCGGCGCCTTGATCGTCCAGGCGTTCACCGTCGGGCTGTCGCTGGCCGGCGTCGATGCGCAGTACCGGCTGCTCGCGGTCGGTCTGTTGGTGATCGTGGCAGTGTCCGTGGACCAGTGGATCAGAAAGGTGCGCTCATGA
- a CDS encoding ATP-binding cassette domain-containing protein: MTATVDSSQATELRVPILSARGLVKTFGRVVGLDGVDLDLYAGEVLAVIGDNGAGKSTLIKCLTGAHIPDAGRLTLEQRPVTFRGPQDARAAGIETVYQTLAVAPALDIASNLYLGREERRKGPLGSIFRMLDHRGMRDRASAAVRDLGIQTIQNIQQTVETLSGGQRQAVAVARAAAFGSKVVVLDEPTAALGVKESNQVLEMIKGLRERGLPVILISHNMPHVWEVADRIHIQRLGRCAGVITPQSHTMSEGVAIMTGATSLIDPPPTV; the protein is encoded by the coding sequence ATGACGGCAACAGTCGACAGCTCGCAGGCAACCGAGTTGCGTGTGCCGATCCTGTCCGCACGAGGACTGGTCAAGACGTTCGGACGGGTCGTCGGCCTCGACGGCGTCGACCTCGATCTGTACGCCGGTGAGGTGCTTGCCGTCATCGGCGACAACGGGGCCGGCAAGTCCACCCTGATCAAATGCCTCACCGGAGCTCACATCCCCGACGCCGGGCGACTGACCCTCGAACAGAGACCGGTCACGTTCCGCGGCCCACAGGACGCACGAGCAGCCGGTATCGAGACCGTGTACCAGACGCTGGCGGTCGCGCCCGCCCTCGACATCGCCAGCAACCTGTACCTGGGCCGGGAGGAACGCCGGAAGGGCCCGCTCGGCTCGATCTTCCGGATGCTCGACCATCGCGGCATGCGCGACCGAGCCTCGGCAGCGGTCCGTGATCTGGGCATCCAGACGATCCAGAACATCCAGCAAACCGTCGAAACCCTGTCCGGCGGCCAGCGCCAGGCCGTCGCCGTCGCCCGTGCGGCAGCGTTCGGCAGCAAGGTCGTCGTACTGGACGAACCGACCGCTGCCCTCGGGGTCAAGGAGTCCAACCAAGTCCTCGAGATGATCAAGGGCCTGCGCGAACGCGGTCTGCCCGTCATCCTGATCAGCCACAACATGCCCCATGTCTGGGAGGTCGCCGACCGCATCCACATCCAGCGCCTCGGCCGCTGCGCCGGTGTCATCACCCCGCAGTCCCACACGATGAGCGAAGGCGTGGCCATCATGACCGGAGCCACGTCCCTGATCGACCCACCTCCCACCGTCTGA
- a CDS encoding LacI family DNA-binding transcriptional regulator, with product MTTTLTQSGGDQDRPARSTMKDVAQLAGVSVKTVSRVVNGEPGASVEVRERVLQAADRLDYRHNLGASTLRRKDARSGIVGALLQDLGNSFSAGLLRALEDSLRESGLSVLAASLDEEPDRERGMVADLVARRADGLVLMPASHRHEYLISEQRVGLPLVFVDRKPHGVDCDSVTVDNRRGAAMATAHLIAGGHRRIAMLSDLEEIETAQERIAGYRSALEEASLDFDPALLVPSVRGEQEASTVVTNLLALPDPPTAFVTGRNILTVGAVRALRSAGLSHQVALVGFDDFPMADLVEPALTVIRQDVQRIGTEVGRILLERLAGDRSAPKHLVLAPSLICRGSGEIARG from the coding sequence GTGACGACAACGTTGACGCAGTCCGGTGGCGACCAGGATCGACCCGCCCGGTCCACCATGAAGGACGTCGCTCAGTTGGCCGGAGTCAGCGTCAAGACGGTCTCGCGGGTGGTGAACGGCGAGCCGGGGGCCTCTGTCGAGGTCCGTGAGCGCGTGCTGCAGGCAGCGGACAGGCTGGACTATCGGCACAACCTCGGCGCCAGCACCTTGCGGCGGAAGGACGCGCGGTCGGGCATCGTCGGCGCACTGCTGCAAGACCTCGGCAACAGTTTCTCCGCTGGTCTCCTGCGGGCGCTGGAGGACTCCCTGCGCGAGTCGGGCCTGTCCGTCCTGGCGGCGAGCCTGGACGAGGAGCCGGACCGGGAGCGTGGAATGGTCGCGGACCTGGTCGCGCGCCGCGCCGACGGGCTAGTGCTGATGCCGGCCTCGCATCGCCACGAGTACCTGATCAGCGAGCAGCGCGTCGGACTGCCGCTGGTGTTCGTCGACCGTAAACCGCACGGTGTGGACTGCGACTCGGTGACTGTCGACAACCGTCGCGGCGCCGCGATGGCAACCGCTCATTTGATCGCCGGCGGACATCGCCGCATCGCGATGCTCAGCGACCTGGAGGAGATCGAGACCGCACAGGAGCGGATCGCGGGCTACCGCTCAGCCCTCGAGGAGGCGAGCCTCGACTTCGATCCGGCGCTTCTGGTTCCCAGCGTCCGTGGGGAGCAGGAGGCGTCGACTGTCGTCACGAACCTTCTCGCCCTGCCGGATCCGCCGACCGCATTCGTCACCGGCCGCAACATCCTGACCGTCGGCGCGGTCCGCGCCCTCCGGTCCGCAGGCCTGTCACACCAGGTCGCACTGGTCGGCTTCGACGACTTCCCGATGGCCGACCTGGTCGAGCCGGCACTGACCGTCATCAGGCAAGACGTCCAACGCATCGGAACCGAGGTCGGCCGCATCCTGCTCGAACGTCTCGCCGGCGACAGAAGCGCCCCGAAACACCTCGTCCTCGCCCCCTCCCTCATCTGCCGCGGAAGCGGCGAGATCGCCCGGGGTTAA
- a CDS encoding MFS transporter, which yields MEPNPSSPEPSRQEVRRAALAGLIGTALEQYDFVIYGTASALVFSHLFFPNISATAGLLASFSAYAVGFCARPLGGLFFSRYGDRLGRKWILVATLTLMGFSTMAIGVLPTYESVGVWAPILLVLSRFLQGFGAGAEQSGGATLLTETAVRGKRGRLAALIMSGAAAGTALGAGAWALVQLLPDDQLMSWGWRLVFLSSAFVTIAAYILRRKLKETPVFSEIKAERAAAAAPVREVFRNGKKAVALVTLMTVGLSVQSYTYQVFMASYLKGTVKIDAQTVPEILLVGAIFGGLGAVVLGYLSDLFGRRSVFLCIAGLLLLLPFPTFVALSTGNLTVIYLAMIVGFVFACQGGVAVTMSYFPELFGSRYRYAGVTLGREFAAVLGGGFAPLIAVALMNAFDSWVPVAVYMTLAMAITFGAALFAPETRDRDLLAPENATDRVQDLQPATSPATATA from the coding sequence ATGGAACCGAACCCCTCCTCCCCCGAACCGTCCCGGCAGGAGGTCCGCCGGGCCGCGCTCGCGGGCCTGATCGGCACCGCTCTCGAGCAGTACGACTTCGTCATCTACGGGACCGCGTCGGCGCTGGTCTTCAGCCATCTGTTCTTCCCCAACATCTCCGCGACGGCCGGCCTGCTCGCCAGCTTCAGCGCCTACGCGGTCGGCTTCTGCGCCCGTCCGCTCGGCGGGCTCTTCTTCTCGCGGTACGGCGATCGCCTCGGGCGCAAGTGGATCCTGGTGGCCACCTTGACCCTGATGGGCTTCTCGACGATGGCGATCGGCGTGCTGCCGACGTACGAGTCGGTGGGCGTCTGGGCGCCGATCCTGCTCGTGCTGAGCCGCTTCCTGCAGGGCTTCGGCGCCGGCGCCGAGCAGTCCGGCGGCGCGACCCTGCTGACCGAGACGGCTGTGCGCGGGAAGCGCGGACGGCTCGCGGCGTTGATCATGTCGGGCGCGGCGGCGGGTACGGCGCTCGGCGCCGGGGCGTGGGCGTTGGTGCAGCTGCTCCCGGACGACCAGTTGATGTCGTGGGGCTGGCGGCTGGTGTTCCTGAGCAGTGCGTTCGTCACGATCGCGGCGTACATCCTGCGGCGGAAGCTCAAGGAGACGCCGGTGTTCTCGGAGATCAAGGCCGAGCGCGCGGCCGCTGCCGCGCCGGTTCGCGAGGTGTTCCGGAACGGCAAGAAGGCGGTAGCCCTGGTCACCTTGATGACCGTCGGACTAAGTGTGCAGTCGTACACCTATCAGGTGTTCATGGCCTCCTACCTCAAGGGAACCGTGAAGATCGACGCGCAGACCGTGCCGGAGATCCTGCTGGTGGGAGCGATCTTCGGTGGCCTCGGCGCGGTTGTGCTCGGCTACCTGTCCGACCTGTTCGGGCGGCGGTCCGTGTTCCTGTGCATCGCCGGGCTGCTGCTGCTCCTGCCGTTCCCGACTTTCGTTGCCCTGAGCACCGGAAACCTCACGGTCATCTACCTGGCCATGATCGTCGGCTTCGTGTTCGCCTGCCAGGGCGGCGTGGCGGTGACGATGAGCTACTTCCCGGAGCTCTTCGGCAGCCGCTACCGGTACGCCGGTGTCACGCTCGGCCGCGAGTTCGCCGCCGTACTCGGTGGCGGCTTCGCACCGCTGATCGCGGTCGCGCTGATGAACGCTTTCGACTCCTGGGTGCCGGTCGCGGTCTACATGACCCTCGCGATGGCCATCACCTTCGGCGCCGCACTGTTCGCGCCGGAGACCCGGGACCGCGACCTGCTCGCGCCGGAGAACGCCACCGACCGCGTACAGGATCTGCAGCCCGCTACCTCGCCCGCAACTGCCACGGCCTGA